The following are encoded together in the Daucus carota subsp. sativus chromosome 5, DH1 v3.0, whole genome shotgun sequence genome:
- the LOC108221922 gene encoding uncharacterized protein LOC108221922 isoform X1 — protein sequence MFRGGDLGYLPTYSDGIMGGIRRVEQLEQLEVLEAKKFVGGKPKGLWSERHFRMVSFLVSRNLLLRDQPYPVGMNKSRILSLAQRRALKGESDKEGSSSGVQTGEKGIGPEGAVTSTLASVLGEKRIPLKRTRFETAEGSGRRLQLGESFVSGGRKKSEILKEKGTGETIDTKEVESVLKGSLSSPAVQGEKRTLLRFHTGPGWLSKVPGPTAPVGALGIFELGLDQGILDSKGDDEVVAGVKDALGVLGTYVMNLVERTEKNYDKVAVEVSRAESKERERVRAVKRADELQKALVAKDKELKSEKDKACSVEKVVEEERGTISLLRKEVEKLQEELRKEKGRADKAEEALEKVEKDAAISYKDAVEQFKKSEEFEELVEVKAGIFHEEGFNDCLAFVGAGNVVDLTVHNVGSFRAAELDNEEERFGGGP from the exons ATGTTTAGAGGCGGGGACTTGGGCTATTTGCCTACGTATTCAGATGGGATTATGGGTGGCATCAGGAGAGTCGAGCAGTTAGAGCAGCTGGAAGTACTCGAGGCCAAGAAGTTTGTAGGGGGGAAGCCGAAAGGCCTATGGTCTGAGAGGCACTTCCGGATGGTGTCTTTCTTAGTATCCCGTAACC TGTTATTGAGAGATCAACCATACCCCGTCGGAATGAACAAGTCAAGGATACTCTCATTGGCTCAAAGGCGGGCGTTAAAGGGGGAAAGCGACAAGGAGGGAAGTTCTAGTGGTGTTCAAACAGGGGAGAAGGGAATAGGTCCTGAAGGGGCGGTGACTTCGACCTTGGCCTCTGTCCTAGGGGAGAAGCGGATTCCTCTCAAAAGGACGAGATTCGAGACGGCAGAGGGAAGTGGTAGGAGGCTTCAACTGGGCGAGTCTTTTGTTTCGGGAGGGCGTAAAAAGTCTGAGATTTTAAAGGAGAAGGGAACGGGCGAGACCATCGACACGAAGGAGGTTGAGTCGGTGTTGAAAGGGTCTTTGTCTTCACCAGCTGTGCAGGGGGAAAAACGTACGCTTCTTCGGTTCCATACTGGGCCGGGATGGCTTAGTAAGGTTCCGGGTCCTACGGCTCCTGTGGGAGCTTTGGGAATTTTCGAGTTGGGTCTAGATCAAGGAATATTGGATTCAAAGGGGGATGATGAGGTGGTTGCAGGCGTTAAGGACGCTCTTGGGGTG CTAGGGACCTATGTCATGAACTTGGTGGAGCGTACGGAGAAGAACTATGATAAGGTAGCTGTCGAAGTTTCTAGGGCGGAGTCTAAGGAAAGAGAGAGAGTTAGAGCGGTGAAGCGGGCTGATGAGTTGCAGAAGGCTCTTGTTGCTAAGGATAAAGAGCTTAAATCGGAGAAGGATAAAGCGTGTTCCGTGGAAAAAGTTGTGGAAGAAGAAAGGGGGACGATTTCTCTTTTGAGGAAGGAGGTGGAAAAGTTACAGGAAGAGCTTAGGAAAGAAAAGGGGAGGGCCGATAAAGCGGAGGAGGCCTTAGAAAAGGTGGAAAAGGATGCAGCTATTTCTTATAAAGATGCGGTCGAGCAATTCAAGAAATCTGAAGAGTTTGAGGAATTGGTAGAGGTAAAGGCGGGGATCTTTCATGAGGAAGGTTTTAATGATTGCTTGGCTTTTGTTGGCGCAGGGAACGTAGTGGATCTTACTGTTCACAATGTAGGAAGCTTCAGGGCAGCAGAGTTAGACAATGAGGAGGAGCGATTCGGTGGTGGCCCGTAG
- the LOC108221922 gene encoding uncharacterized protein LOC108221922 isoform X2 has protein sequence MNKSRILSLAQRRALKGESDKEGSSSGVQTGEKGIGPEGAVTSTLASVLGEKRIPLKRTRFETAEGSGRRLQLGESFVSGGRKKSEILKEKGTGETIDTKEVESVLKGSLSSPAVQGEKRTLLRFHTGPGWLSKVPGPTAPVGALGIFELGLDQGILDSKGDDEVVAGVKDALGVLGTYVMNLVERTEKNYDKVAVEVSRAESKERERVRAVKRADELQKALVAKDKELKSEKDKACSVEKVVEEERGTISLLRKEVEKLQEELRKEKGRADKAEEALEKVEKDAAISYKDAVEQFKKSEEFEELVEVKAGIFHEEGFNDCLAFVGAGNVVDLTVHNVGSFRAAELDNEEERFGGGP, from the exons ATGAACAAGTCAAGGATACTCTCATTGGCTCAAAGGCGGGCGTTAAAGGGGGAAAGCGACAAGGAGGGAAGTTCTAGTGGTGTTCAAACAGGGGAGAAGGGAATAGGTCCTGAAGGGGCGGTGACTTCGACCTTGGCCTCTGTCCTAGGGGAGAAGCGGATTCCTCTCAAAAGGACGAGATTCGAGACGGCAGAGGGAAGTGGTAGGAGGCTTCAACTGGGCGAGTCTTTTGTTTCGGGAGGGCGTAAAAAGTCTGAGATTTTAAAGGAGAAGGGAACGGGCGAGACCATCGACACGAAGGAGGTTGAGTCGGTGTTGAAAGGGTCTTTGTCTTCACCAGCTGTGCAGGGGGAAAAACGTACGCTTCTTCGGTTCCATACTGGGCCGGGATGGCTTAGTAAGGTTCCGGGTCCTACGGCTCCTGTGGGAGCTTTGGGAATTTTCGAGTTGGGTCTAGATCAAGGAATATTGGATTCAAAGGGGGATGATGAGGTGGTTGCAGGCGTTAAGGACGCTCTTGGGGTG CTAGGGACCTATGTCATGAACTTGGTGGAGCGTACGGAGAAGAACTATGATAAGGTAGCTGTCGAAGTTTCTAGGGCGGAGTCTAAGGAAAGAGAGAGAGTTAGAGCGGTGAAGCGGGCTGATGAGTTGCAGAAGGCTCTTGTTGCTAAGGATAAAGAGCTTAAATCGGAGAAGGATAAAGCGTGTTCCGTGGAAAAAGTTGTGGAAGAAGAAAGGGGGACGATTTCTCTTTTGAGGAAGGAGGTGGAAAAGTTACAGGAAGAGCTTAGGAAAGAAAAGGGGAGGGCCGATAAAGCGGAGGAGGCCTTAGAAAAGGTGGAAAAGGATGCAGCTATTTCTTATAAAGATGCGGTCGAGCAATTCAAGAAATCTGAAGAGTTTGAGGAATTGGTAGAGGTAAAGGCGGGGATCTTTCATGAGGAAGGTTTTAATGATTGCTTGGCTTTTGTTGGCGCAGGGAACGTAGTGGATCTTACTGTTCACAATGTAGGAAGCTTCAGGGCAGCAGAGTTAGACAATGAGGAGGAGCGATTCGGTGGTGGCCCGTAG
- the LOC108220264 gene encoding protein PSK SIMULATOR 3: MALETWFSKVKKSISNTFNTTPPNAKHVIKKSTNVGVLAIEIASLISKIMHLWRSLSEKNIARLKSECILLEGVHKIVSNDEAFLVSLACAEMVENLRNITKSLARLSKRCEDSSLQSFDRVLEEFSNTGRDPCNWIMSWKEMEAKIKKMDKYVKATATLHRELEELSAMESVVKKSMKSCKEHEASIKQLKIIDQQQKLAWQRQEVKHKKEKSLWNRNFDTVTILLARSVFTILARIKLAFGIGHAYPVPASSLPRSLSASAAVYPSENHFDNSVSMVSGPLIMMKNSKLQQESQPPSQGFFELNSEILKPPTGTLGAAALALHYSNLIIVMEKMIRSPQLVGYDARDDLYAMLPQSIRWSLRGRLKGVGFTATDPVLAGEWRDALGKILGWLSPLAHNMIKWQSERSFEQQNMTPKTNVLLLQTLYFANQEKTEDAITELLVGLNYIWRFEREMNAKALFQCSNLNGFLKLQTDAS, encoded by the coding sequence ATGGCGCTCGAGACATGGTTTTCTAAGGTAAAGAAGAGTATATCGAACACTTTTAATACCACACCGCCGAATGCAAAGCATGTGATCAAGAAATCGACGAATGTGGGAGTTCTTGCTATTGAGATAGCGAGCCTCATATCGAAGATCATGCATCTGTGGCGGTCTCTTTCGGAGAAGAATATTGCTCGGCTCAAAAGTGAATGCATATTGCTTGAAGGGGTTCACAAGATTGTTTCTAATGACGAGGCTTTTCTTGTGAGCCTGGCTTGCGCGGAGATGGTTGAAAATCTGAGAAATATAACCAAGTCCTTGGCTCGGCTGAGCAAGAGGTGTGAGGACTCGAGTCTTCAGTCGTTTGATCGCGTGTTGGAGGAGTTCTCCAACACGGGGCGTGATCCTTGTAACTGGATCATGAGCTGGAAAGAAATGGAGGCCAAGATCAAGAAGATGGACAAGTATGTAAAGGCCACAGCCACGCTTCACAGAGAGCTGGAGGAGCTTTCGGCAATGGAAAGTGTTGTTAAGAAGTCGATGAAGTCGTGCAAGGAACATGAAGCTTCAATTAAGCAACTCAAGATTATTGATCAGCAACAGAAATTGGCTTGGCAGAGACAGGAGGTGAAGCATAAGAAAGAAAAGTCTTTGTGGAATCGAAATTTTGATACGGTTACAATTTTACTTGCAAGATCAGTGTTCACAATTCTTGCGAGGATTAAGCTTGCTTTTGGAATTGGTCATGCCTATCCAGTTCCGGCTAGTTCTCTGCCTCGTAGCCTCTCGGCTTCTGCAGCTGTGTATCCATCCGAGAACCATTTTGACAATTCTGTTAGCATGGTTTCAGGGCCATTGATCATGATGAAGAACTCAAAACTACAGCAAGAATCACAACCACCGTCTCAAGGATTCTTTGAGTTGAACTCTGAGATACTAAAACCGCCTACAGGCACACTAGGCGCAGCTGCTCTGGCCCTGCATTATTCCAATTTGATAATTGTGATGGAGAAGATGATAAGGTCACCACAGCTGGTTGGATACGATGCTAGGGATGATCTTTACGCGATGTTGCCACAAAGTATTCGATGGTCTCTTAGAGGCAGGCTAAAAGGAGTAGGATTTACGGCGACTGATCCAGTTCTTGCTGGAGAATGGAGGGATGCACTTGGGAAGATATTAGGGTGGTTGTCACCACTGGCACATAATATGATAAAATGGCAAAGTGAAAGGAGCTTTGAGCAGCAGAACATGACACCTAAAACTAATGTTCTTTTGTTACAAACACTGTACTTTGCAAACCAAGAGAAGACTGAAGATGCCATAACTGAGCTGCTAGTTGGTCTCAATTACATATGGAGATTTGAAAGGGAAATGAATGCCAAGGCCTTGTTTCAGTGCAGTAACTTAAATGGATTCTTGAAATTACAGACTGATGCTAGTTAA
- the LOC108220168 gene encoding uncharacterized protein LOC108220168, protein MVASQYSSQASNRQRIKQPASVPFLWEVRPGLPKKDWKPNPSVTPVDPIALPPVKLIASVPFKWEEMPGKPLPYSLREKPKAAPLLLLPPPPSMPADFQSPARTVYSQNYCDNSDDEMYDSYLDAWGFEFDEESISSAPSLVANRLIPTLALTNAVPVEENVPMDTNSGQLQAPGSPAYESDSSTSSYASYATGNTSLVGAPFLERLFPLLTPKVSFLGKHGCNKGIDSTPQAVPGKDVDVESERSLAVKRPSTLGELILMSRRRSYQRKANLMREQDLSMEFMKKSMLGCCRVGSGNKIKGLQEKWKQQLQLKLS, encoded by the exons ATGGTAGCCAGCCAGTATTCTTCCCAGGCTTCGAATAGGCAGAGGATTAAACAGCCAGCTTCTGTTCCATTTCTTTGGGAAGTCAGGCCAGGTCTCCCTAAAAAGGACTGGAAGCCTAACCCTTCTGTCACACCAGTTGATCCCATTGCTCTGCCTCCCGTCAAGCTCATCGCCTCGGTGCCATTCAAATGGGAAGAAATGCCAGGGAAGCCTCTTCCTTACTCCCTGAGGGAAAAGCCAAAGGCAGCTCCGCTACTACTCTTACCCCCACCACCATCTATGCCAGCTGATTTTCAATCACCTGCGCGTACAGTGTACTCTCAAAATTATTGTGATAATTCAGATGATGAAATGTATGATTCATACCTTGATGCATGGGGTTTTGAGTTCGATGAGGAGTCCATCAGCTCTGCTCCATCGCTTGTAGCCAATCGCCTGATACCAACTTTGGCGCTTACTAATGCTGTTCCAGTGGAAGAGAATGTTCCGATGGATACCAACAGTGGCCAGCTACAAGCACCAGGTTCACCAGCATATGAGAGTGACAGCAGTACAAGCAGTTACGCGAGTTATGCAACTGGTAACACAAGCCTAGTCGGAGCACCATTCCTGGAACGTCTTTTTCCATTACTAACTCCCAAGGTAAGTTTCCTGGGGAAACATGGATGCAACAAGGGAATAGACTCCACACCTCAGGCAGTACCAGGCAAGGACGTGGATGTTGAAAGTGAACGCAGCCTTGCGGTGAAGAGGCCATCCACTCTGGGAGAGCTAATACTAATGAGCCGAAGAAGAAGCTATCAGAGGAAAGCCAACTTAATGCGTGAACAGGACCTCTCTATG GAATTTATGAAGAAAAGCATGCTTGGATGCTGCAGGGTTGGAAGCGGCAACAAAATTAAAGGACTACAGGAGAAGTGGAAGCAGCAACTGCAACTGAAGCTCAGTTAG
- the LOC108220166 gene encoding LRR receptor-like serine/threonine-protein kinase ERL1, which yields MKMQHFFINMAFIVPMIFVLLAAPASTTLTDQGKALLSIKSSFKNVANILMDWDDDVNNADYCSWKGVFCADNLSTSVVSLNLSNLNLGGEISTAIGDLRDLQSIDLQGNKLTGQIPDEVGNCVSLVYLDLSDNLLYGDIPFSISKLRQLELLNLKNNQLTGPIPSTLTQIPNLKTLDLAQNQLSGEIPSLIYWNEVLQYLGLRGNSLTGSLSPDMCQLTGLWYFDVRHNYLTGPIPNSIGNCTSFEILDISYNEITGEIPYNIGFLQVATLSLQGNKLTGNIPEVIGLMQALAVLDLSDNELVGSIPPILGNLSYTGKLYLHGNKLTGPIPPELGNMSRLSYLQLNDNQLVGGIPAELGKLEQLFELNLAKNNLEGPIPQNISSCTSLNQLNVHGNRLNGSIPLSFRNLESLTYLNLSSNEFRGGIPVELGRIINLDTLDLSNNNFSGHAPASIGDLEHLLTLNLSFNHLDGPLPAEFGNLRSIVVIDMSFNNISGGIPGELGQLQNVASLILNNNKMDGKVPDQLTKCFSLATMNISYNNFSGVLPIERNFSRFSPDSYIGNPFLCGNWLGSICDPYARKSKVLFSRTAVVCIALGSVTLLSMVIVALYKSNQPKQFMKQSHKSVRGPPKLVPLHKDMAIHTYEDIMRITENLSEKYIIGYGASSNVYKCVLKNTRPMAIKRVYTHYTHNLQEFETELGTIGSIKHRNLVSLHGYSLSPHGNLLFYDYMENGSLWDLLHGPLKKVKLDWETRLKIAVGAAQGLAYLHHDCDPRVVHRDVKSSNILLDENFEAHLSDFGTARCIPTAKAHASTYVLGTIGYIDPEYARTSRLTEKSDVYSFGIVLLELLTGKKAVDNEANLHQLILSKADNDTVMDAVDPEVTLTCTDISHVKKTFQLALLCTKQHPSERPTMHDVTRILLSLLPSPVPKICPPYKAFDYAQFVMGQEQSQLPTEQQHVQPDHNSSDAQWFLKFQELASKHTS from the exons ATGAAAATGCAGcacttttttattaatatggcCTTCATTGTTCCAATGATTTTTGTTTTACTCGCAGCTCCAGCTTCTACTACTCTTACTGATCAAG GAAAAGCCCTGTTGTCGATAAAGTCATCTTTTAAAAATGTAGCAAATATATTGATGGATTGGGATGATGATGTTAACAATGCCGATTATTGTTCTTGGAAAGGAGTTTTCTGTGCTGATAATCTCAGCACTTCTGTTGTTTCTCT GAACTTGTCAAATTTGAACTTGGGTGGTGAAATTTCCACAGCCATTGGAGATTTGAGGGATTTGCAATCCAT AGACTTGCAGGGGAATAAGTTGACTGGTCAAATTCCAGATGAAGTAGGCAACTGTGTCTCTCTTGTGTATTT GGATTTGTCTGATAATTTGCTGTATGGTGACATACCCTTCTCGATATCTAAACTCAGACAGCTTGAGTTATT AAACTTGAAGAACAACCAGTTAACAGGTCCTATACCATCAACATTGACACAGATTCCTAACCTCAAAACTCT CGATCTTGCTCAGAACCAGCTCTCTGGTGAAATACCAAGTTTAATCTATTGGAATGAAGTACTCCAGTATCT AGGTTTGCGTGGAAATTCTCTGACTGGATCACTTTCCCCTGATATGTGCCAGTTGACCGGCTTATGGTATTT CGATGTACGCCACAACTATCTGACAGGGCCTATTCCAAACAGCATTGGTAATTGCACGAGTTTTGAGATATT GGATATCTCATACAATGAAATTACTGGAGAGATTCCATACAATATTGGATTTTTACAAGTGGCTACCTT GTCTCTTCAAGGCAATAAATTAACAGGAAATATCCCAGAAGTGATAGGTTTAATGCAAGCCCTAGCTGTTCT AGATTTAAGTGATAATGAGCTAGTTGGATCAATCCCCCCAATTCTTGGCAATTTATCTTACACTGGGAAACT TTACCTTCATGGAAATAAACTTACGGGACCGATTCCGCCAGAGCTCGGGAATATGTCCAGGCTAAGCTACTT GCAATTAAATGACAATCAGCTTGTCGGTGGAATCCCTGCTGAACTTGGGAAACTAGAGCAGCTTTTTGAACT AAATCTTGCTAAAAACAATCTGGAAGGGCCAATCCCTCAAAACATCAGTAGCTGTACTTCCTTGAATCAGCT GAACGTTCACGGTAACCGCTTGAATGGATCTATTCCTCTGAGTTTCCGCAATCTTGAGAGCCTTACCTACTT GAATCTTTCTTCAAATGAATTTAGAGGCGGCATACCTGTTGAGCTCGGGAGAATCATCAATCTTGATACATT GGATCTTTCAAACAATAATTTCTCTGGGCATGCCCCTGCTTCTATTGGAGATCTTGAGCACCTTCTTACACT TAATTTGAGTTTCAATCATCTTGATGGACCATTACCTGCGGAATTCGGGAATCTCAGAAGTATAGTAGTGAT TGACATGTCATTTAACAATATATCTGGTGGGATACCTGGAGAATTGGGCCAGTTGCAAAATGTAGCATCTCT TATTTTGAACAACAACAAAATGGATGGAAAAGTGCCGGATCAATTAACCAAATGTTTCAGTCTTGCAACTAT GAATATTTCGTACAACAATTTCTCTGGGGTTCTACCTATTGAGAGAAACTTTTCTCGATTTTCACCAGACAG CTATATTGGCAATCCATTTTTATGTGGCAATTGGTTAGGTTCAATTTGTGACCCGTATGCAAGAAAATCCAAAG tCTTGTTCTCAAGAACCGCAGTTGTTTGCATAGCATTGGGCTCAGTCACATTGTTATCCATGGTTATTGTTGCATTATACAAATCTAACCAACCAAAACAGTTTATGAAGCAATCTCACAAAAGTGTTCGAG GTCCACCTAAACTTGTCCCACTCCACAAGGATATGGCAATACACACATATGAAGATATAATGAGAATCACCGAGAACTTAAGCGAGAAATACATTATAGGATACGGAGCTTCAAGTAACGTGTACAAGTGTGTTTTGAAGAATACCCGACCAATGGCAATTAAACGTGTTTACACACATTATACACACAACTTGCAAGAGTTTGAAACAGAGCTCGGAACAATTGGAAGCATCAAGCATCGGAATCTTGTCAGCCTTCATGGATACTCGCTCTCCCCCCATGGGAACCTGCTATTCTATGACTATATGGAAAATGGTTCCCTCTGGGATCTTCTTCATG GACCTTTAAAGAAGGTCAAACTTGACTGGGAAACAAGGCTAAAAATCGCTGTCGGAGCTGCTCAAGGGCTTGCCTATCTTCATCATGATTGTGACCCTAGGGTTGTGCACAGGGATGTGAAATCCTCCAACATTCTGCTGGATGAGAATTTTGAGGCTCATCTCTCTGACTTTGGGACTGCAAGATGCATCCCAACTGCTAAAGCTCATGCATCAACCTATGTTTTAGGCACTATTGGCTACATTGACCCCGAGTATGCCCGGACTTCAAGGCTAACTGAGAAATCGGATGTGTATAGTTTTGGTATTGTTCTTCTGGAGCTACTGACAGGAAAGAAGGCTGTAGACAATGAGGCTAACTTGCATCAGCTG ATATTGTCGAAAGCAGATAATGATACAGTAATGGATGCTGTGGATCCTGAAGTTACTCTTACATGCACTGATATTTCACATGTTAAAAAGACCTTCCAACTTGCCCTACTGTGCACTAAACAGCACCCTTCCGAGCGACCCACAATGCACGATGTTACCAGGATTCTACTCTCTCTGCTTCCATCTCCGGTTCCCAAAATTTGTCCTCCCTACAAAGCTTTCGACTATGCCCAATTTGTGATGGGTCAAGAGCAGTCTCAACTTCCCACAGAGCAGCAGCATGTTCAGCCCGACCACAATTCCTCCGATGCCCAGTGGTTTCTCAAGTTTCAAGAACTAGCATCAAAGCATACCTCGTAG
- the LOC108222032 gene encoding CDGSH iron-sulfur domain-containing protein NEET, producing MGSIAAGFVGSGLFSLGVSTPTRKLGNEKLRRTVIVRAEGINPEIRKSEEKVVDSVDLTQLSKAVTPYCRCWRSKTFPLCDGSHVKHNKATGDNVGPLLLKKP from the exons ATGGGTTCGATTGCTGCAGGCTTCGTGGGTTCTGGATTATTTTCACTGGGTGTGTCGACACCTACACGGAAGCTCGGAAATGAGAAGTTGAGGAGGACAGTGATAGTGAGAGCAGAAGGTATAAACCCAGAGATAAGAAAGTCAGAGGAGAAAGTGGTGGACTCTGTTGACCTTACTCAACTCTCCAAGGCCGTCACTCCTTATTGCAG ATGTTGGAGGTCCAAAACTTTTCCTTTGTGTGATGGGAGTCATGTGAAGCACAACAAGGCTACTGGGGATAATGTCGGGCCTCTTCTCTTGAAGAAACCGTAA